The genomic stretch GGATTCGCGGCGGCGTTCTCCCTCCTCACCTCGCTCCAGATCCTCCTCCATGGCCGCCTCTCCGTCGCCGACATGCCGATGGTCCTCGCCGTCACCGTCGCCCAGTGGGCGCTCTTCGACCTCCTGACCGACGACTCCGCCGAAGGAGACAAGAAACGCCGGGGCCGCCTCCTCACTCTCTACTTCGCCCTCGCCGCCGGGTTCCTCGCGAAGGGGCCGATCACCCTCGCCGTCCCGGTCGTCACCATGCTCCTCTTCCGCTTCGTCTTCTGGCGACGGCAGGAGGCATGGGGACGGCTGAAGATCGGGCAGGGACTCCTCCTCGTCCTCCTCGTCATCGGCCTCTGGGGCATCCCCGGCCTGATCAAGACCCACGGCCTCTGGTGGAGCGTCGGGATGGAAAAGCACGTCGTCGAGCGCGGCCTGGAGCCGCTCAACAGCCGCGCCTACTTCGCCCCCTACTACCTCTGCACCGCCTTCCTCAGCTTCTTCCCCTGGGCCGCCCTCTTCGGCTACGTCATCGTCCTCCTCCAGCGGAACTGGAACCGGCAGAACGCCTTCCTCTTCTCGTGGCTCGTCGCCCCCTACCTCATCTTCGCGGGCTACGCCACCCAGCTCCCCCACTACATCCTTCCGGCGATGCCTGCCTTCTTCCTCCTGCTGGGGCAGGCCCCCGGCCTCGCCGCGCCGCTGCCCCGCTGGCCCCGGATCGTCGCGTGGACGGTCTGCGGACTCTATGCGGCCCTCTTCCTCTTCCTCCACTTCGTCGTCCTCGCCGCGCCGTGGGTCCAGCCCTACCTGCCGCTCCGGGAAGCCCTCATCGGCCTCTCCATCGTCCTCGCGGGAGGCATCACGCTGATCTACGTCTACGAGACCGACCGTCTCCGCCACGCCGTATGGGCCGTCATCCTGATCGGCCTCGGCTTCTTCCTCATCGGCGTCGGCTTCCGCCCCCTCCTCCCCGCTCTCCGCATCGCCCAGATCGAGGCCGACTTCGCCGCCCGGACCGGCAAGCATCCCCGACTCGTCGCGCAAGGCTTCGCCGAGGGAAGCCTCGTCTTCTACACCGGCAGGCATTGGGACTTCGTCCCGACGCCCGACGACGTGAACAAGATTGTCGCCGCCGCCGACGCGGAACATCCCATCCTCGCCGTCACCCTCGAAAACGAAATCCACATCGACACGGCGCTGAAGCATTTCTTCCAAGGCTTGGGCCACGGCACGAAACCGTCCAGCGAAGCGCAGGACCTGAAGAAAAAGATCGAGGAGCAGGCTCTCTACGTTGAAGGCGTCCACCCCGGCATTGTGTTCACCGGCACCGCGCCTACCGGCCCCAATGGAGAAGTCTATAC from Verrucomicrobium sp. GAS474 encodes the following:
- a CDS encoding glycosyltransferase family 39 protein, encoding MPLFRSPRLPEFSTRAQIALLLGVAVLLFCGSFGLPLIDRDEPRFAQATREMMERHDWIVPTFNGEYRFDKPPLTYWTMAVFYALGGINELTARLHSIVSTVALGFVVWGMGRKWFSAGAGFAAAFSLLTSLQILLHGRLSVADMPMVLAVTVAQWALFDLLTDDSAEGDKKRRGRLLTLYFALAAGFLAKGPITLAVPVVTMLLFRFVFWRRQEAWGRLKIGQGLLLVLLVIGLWGIPGLIKTHGLWWSVGMEKHVVERGLEPLNSRAYFAPYYLCTAFLSFFPWAALFGYVIVLLQRNWNRQNAFLFSWLVAPYLIFAGYATQLPHYILPAMPAFFLLLGQAPGLAAPLPRWPRIVAWTVCGLYAALFLFLHFVVLAAPWVQPYLPLREALIGLSIVLAGGITLIYVYETDRLRHAVWAVILIGLGFFLIGVGFRPLLPALRIAQIEADFAARTGKHPRLVAQGFAEGSLVFYTGRHWDFVPTPDDVNKIVAAADAEHPILAVTLENEIHIDTALKHFFQGLGHGTKPSSEAQDLKKKIEEQALYVEGVHPGIVFTGTAPTGPNGEVYTYKFNEYETVSGINFARASWVKLRVIVRP